The following is a genomic window from Deferribacterota bacterium.
AGTGAAAGCCCTATAATAAAACAGTTTTTAATTAATGGTAATTTAGATTTTCTTGCAAACAATAAATTATATGAAAGCCTTGATATAATAAATCTAAAAGGCAACATACTGCTACAATGTAAAAACGGGAAATATAACCCCTATATTACCCCACAAAATAAGCTAAATCCAACAATAGCTAAGCATATCTCAAATATAGAGAAATTAAATAAAGGTGAGATTTATATATCACCCTTTGAGCTCTATATGGAATATGGCGGGGATTTTAATTTAAGTAATATAATTTTAGGTACCGCCATCTATGATAGTCTAGGCAATAAAAAGGGATATTTACTTTTAAAAATTGATAGAAAAATCTTTTTAGCTGAATATATTAAAAATTTCCAGAAAAAGACAAATAATATATATTTAATCTCATCTTTTAATATTAGAAAACTTTCCCCTAAAACAAATATTGATAATATAACTAAGCATAATGGCATTACTACAAAATATGTGTTAGATAAATTCCCAAAACTAATACCCTACTTAATGTCAGCGGATCAACAAACAGGGCAGTTTTACAATATATACGGCCTCTTCACCTATGATAAATTGTACATAACAAATCAAAGAGAGGGTTATTTTTGGTATATATTCTCTTATGTTCCCCAAGAGAATATAGAAAAAATAAATTACAAAAATATAGCAGAAAGGTTTTTTAGCAGGCAAATATTTTTTATAATCCTAATATTTTTCTCATCAATTGTCATAGCATATCTATTACTAACTAGAAGAACTGCTTCAGAAAATCTAAGAATAAGTGAAGAAAATCTAAGAATGCTAATAGAATCATTACCTACGATAATAGCTTTTCTAAGTAGGGGTGAAAAATGGTATATATCAAATACTTTGTGTTTAGAAATATTTGGTCTAAAGGATGTGGACTTCGAAAATAAAACAACAATGGAACTTATGGAATATGTTAATATTGATAAGGAAGCTTTTAGAGATTTCTTTGATATTAAAGAGGCAGTTGAGAAAAAAGATATAATAACAAAAAAAATCTCATTTACATCTAAAGATAAGAAGGTGACTTACGAGGTCAAAAAAATCCCTCTCATCGACAAGAATCATCATATAAGAGCTGTAATAGTTGCAGGATGGGATGTAACTGAACTACAATTAAATGCTTCTACTGATGCAATGACAGGGGTGCTAAATAGGAGAACTGGGATAGAACTATTAAAAAAGGAAATTGAAATTGAAAAAAGAAGGGGAGAGGTCTTAACAGTTGCTTTTATTGATATTAATGACCTAAAATATGTTAATGATAATTTTGGCCACAATGAGGGCGATTTTATGATATTAAAGGTTGTTGAAATACTTAAAAATAGTTTAAGAGCATCTGATACTATCTGCAGGCTTGGGGGCGATGAATTCTTAATAATCTTTGTTGATTGCACAGAAAAGCAAGCAAGAGAAATTATCGATAGGATTATGAAAAAACTTGACGATTTTAATAAAAAGGGCAACAAACCTTACAAGATTACAATAGCAAAAGGCTTTGCAGAGTGCTCGCCAGAGGAACATATTGATGCTGATGAACTTATAGCATTAGCTGATATAGAAATGTATAGGGATAAGCAAATGTATAAAAATGGTAAAATATAATAAAAATGAAAAATAATATACAAAAAATGTTTGACAGCATTTCACCGTGGTACGATTTTTTAAACCACCTCTTAAGTCTAAATATTGACAGATATTGGAGATATAAAGCCATAAACCTCTTGTCTATAGATAAGAATTGTAAGCGCATATTAGATTTAGCTATGGGCACAGGTGATGTATATAGAATATTAGAGAAAAAATATGGGCATAGTAAAATTTTTGGTTTAGACTTTAGTTTTAACATGCTTAAAAGAGCAAAACAAAAGATAGAGGCAAAAAATATTGTTTTAGCTGATATATATGCCAGGCCCTTTAAAGATGAATCCTTCGATAGAATTATAACTGCATTTGGGTTTAGAAACTTTCCTGACAAGCCCACTGCTTTAAAGACAATTAATGGTCTACTTAAAAGAAATGGCATATTTTGTATTTTAGAGCTTGCTCCACCCGATAAAAATAAACTGTTTAGATCTTTATTTAATTTCTACTTCAAAAATATTTTGCCCTTTATAGGTGGAATTGTTTCTAAGAATTATGGGGCCTATTTATATCTGCCTACATCTGTATATAATTTCCCAAAAAAGGAGGAATTAAAAAGGATGATCTATGCTGCTAACTTCAAAAAAGTAGAATACCACTCAATGACTTTTGGTTTATGCAATGCAATATTGTGTTATAAATAATTATGGAAGATAAAGTTTCTATAGCCAACAAATTAATAGATTTTTTAAATAGTAAATTTCCAAATGCAAAATGCAGTCTAAACTATAATAATCCTTTTCAATTACTTGTTGCAACAATACTTAGTGCAAGGTGTACAGATGAAAGGGTAAATAAAGTTACTGAAAAAATATTTAAAAAATATAACTCTCCTCAAGCTTTTGCCAATGCACCTTTATCAGAATTATCTGAGGATATTAAACCAACTGGATTTTATAAAAATAAATCTAAAAATATAAAAGAGCTTTCATCTATAATAGTTAAAAAATTTAGTGGTCAGGTTCCTTCAGCAATGGATGAACTACTTACCCTACCAGGGGTAGGCAGGAAAACGGCAAATGTAGTTTTGGGAAACTGTTTTTCAAAGCCTGCTCTTGTGGTAGATACACACGTAAAAAGAGTTGTTAAAAGGCTTGGTATAGTTAATAGTGATGATCCTGATAAAATAGAAAAGGAGTTGATGAATATTCTAGGCGAAAAAACTGTCTGGACAAAATGGTCTCATCAGGTTATTGCCTTTGGAAGGGAAATATGTAAAGCAAGAAAGCCTTTATGTCATAAATGTCCCTTGCAAGATTATTGTAAATATTACAAAGGATCAATTAGCTCATAGAAGGTATTAATATTAATTATAATCTAATTAATTTGACAATTGCTGTATAATTTATTAAATAATATAAAAATAATGCTTTAATTTAATGAAAGAAAAAATTGAGATAGTAAAGCCTAAACATATTTATTTCAAAGATGAGTTTTATTTAGAAAGTGGACGTATATTGACTAATCTAAGGGTAGCTTATGAAACCTATGGTTCGTTAAATGAAAAAAAGGATAATGCAATCTTGATCTGTCATGCATTAACAGGCAGTGCTCATGCAGCCTTTTATAATAGTAAAGAAGATCAAAAGCCCGGTTGGTGGCATGGAATGATTGGACCAAACAAGGCCTTTGATACTAACAAATATTATGTTATATGCTCTAATTTTTTAGGCAGTTGTTTTGGTACAACTGGACCAGCATCAATTAATCCATCAACAGGCAAACCCTATGGGATAACTTTTCCAGTAATAACTGTTAATGATATGGTAAAGCTCCAAAAGAAACTTATTGACTACTTAGGGGTAGAGAAATTATTAACAGTAACAGGCGGCTCACTGGGAGGGATGCAAGCTTTAAGTTGGGCAGTTAATTTTCCAGAAAAAATAAAATCTATTATTCCAATAGCAACAGCCGGCAGGATATCACCAATGGCGATTGCCTTTAATTCAGTAGGCAGATTTGCGATTATGAATGATCCTCTATGGAATAACGGGGACTATTACGATAGCGTGCCACCAAAGGTTGGTCTTGCAATTGCTAGAATGGTAGGACATATAACATACATGTCAGATCAATCATTTCATAAAAAATTTGACAGAAGATATGCAACATATGAAGGAATATATGATTTTTTTGGATATTTTGAGGTTGAAAATTACCTTAGATACAATGGGTATAAATTTGTAAACTATTTTGATGCCAATAGTTACCTATATATAATAAAAGCAATGGATATATTTGATCTATCCTATGGTTATGGGTCCTTTGAAGAGGCTGTAAAAAGAATAACCTCTAAAGCACTTTTTATAACGTTTACATCAGATTTTCTATTCCCAACATACCAAACAGCTGAGATTGTGGATATATTAAAGAGATACAACACAAATGTTTACTGGGAAAATATTGTGTCAAATTATGGACATGATGCATTCTTATTAGAATTTGATGATCAAACAAATATTATAAAAAAATTTCTAGATAATACCCAATAAACCAAAACACAAGCGTTTTATCGTAAAAAGGTTAATATTTATTATTGTAAATTCTAAAACTTCAAATAACTGATGTGAAATATTGAAAAAATAATAAAAATATTATAACATCTATTTGTGAATAAGTCAGATATTTTAACTGAATTAGAAAATTTATCATCGAAGCTCTCTGTTAAGATTGTTTATGCAAATACTGGTTTAAAGGGCGGTTTATGTAGGATATATAATGACTACTATATATTTTTAGATAGAAAATCTAATTTAGATTATAAGGTTTCAATAATATGTGAGGCTTTAAAAAAATTTGACCTATCGAATATATATATAACACCAAAAATAAGAAAGATTATTGAAAACGATAATGAGTGAAAAAAATGAATTTTATAAGCTAGACAATATAAATAGAAAAATTATAAACATATTGTTAAAGAATGCCCGTACGCCCTATTCTGATATTGCAAAAACAGTTGGTTTAAAATCACCATCAGTAATAGAGCGCATCAAACACTTAGAGAAAGAAAAGATAATAAAAGGCTATTCAATTGATATTGACTATCAAAGGATAGGTTATGATATTATTGCACTTATCGGTTTAATTATAAATGATTCAGCCTTAGAGGAAGCCTTTAAAAATAAGATATTAGACTTCGACGATGATATTGTAGAATGCTATGAAGTAAGCGGTAATTTCACTTTAATAATTAAAGTGATAACTAAAAATACACAAACACTTTCTAAACTATTAAGTAAACTAAAAAAAGAGCCTGGCTTCCAAGAGACACATACAATAATTGTCTTTAAGGTAGTCTGCGATAAAAAGCACCCTGTATAATATGTTTATCTCTGTTGTAATACCTGTCTACAACAGGATTCAGCCTTTAATACGTGCAATTGAAAGTGTATTATGCCAAAATTATAAGCACTATGAGATTATAGTTGTTGATGATGGTTCTACCGTTGATATTGAAAACTCCCTTGAGCCATATCTACATTTAGAAAATATTAAATATATAAAATTAGAAATAAACAAAGGTGTCTCAACAGCAAGAAACAAGGGTATAATATGTTCAGCTGGTGATTATATTGCCCTTTTAGACTCCGACGACCTCTGGTTGCCCTTTAAATTAAACTACCAAGTAAAAAGAATAATAAACAATAAAAATATTAACATCTCCTATACAAATGAATTTTGGTATAAAATAGACAAATTTATCAACAAACCAAAAGATTTTAAAGGATTGTCAGGGCACATCTATCCCTATATTTTAGATAAATGTAGGGTTTCCCCTTCAACCCTTTTAGTTAATAAAAAAGTATTTGATAAAGTAGGGTATTTTAATGAAACATTAAGGGTTTGCGAAGATTATGAGTTTTGTCTTAGGGCATCACTTTTTTTTGAATTTGATTATATAGATGTAAAGAGTATTGTTAAAATTTCAGATACAGATATGCAATTAAGTAAAAATATTGAATATATAGAATATGTGCGCTTGAAAATATTATTAAATTTTTTTAAAAAATATAGCTATCTAATGGATATTAAATACCAATATAGTACAATAAAAGAGATAGATAGAAAATTTAATATAGTAAAAAAGGGGATATCAAAAAAGATATGAAATTAACATTATTAATATTAATAATAATAATTATTAATATTGTTAACTGCACAGGAGTAAAAAATTTGCAAAACCCACCTGCAGTTACAAATAAAAAAAACACTGAAAATACTAAAAAAAGTAAACTAGACCAGCTTTACCTTGATAAATCAACATTATCTATAGCTAACTATCTAGAGTTTAACCAGAAATTGAGCTTTAAAAATGCAAAAAAATATTTTTGTTCAGAAAAAGAATATAATATTCCAATATATATAGATGATAGGGTTAATTACTATATTAATTTATATTCAACACGATTTGCCTCAATGTTTCAAAAATGGATAGATAGATCTAATAGATATAAAGATATTATTGAAGAAATTTTTATCAGGGAAGGTTTGCCAAGTGATTTGGCATTGCTTCCTTTTGCTGAAAGTGGTTTTAACCCTCAAGCGATCTCACATGCAAAGGCAGTCGGTATGTGGCAGTTTATTGAATCAACGGGTAAACAATACGGCCTAAAAAATAATTTTTGGCTTGATGAACGAAAAGATTTTATCAAATCCTCTAAAGCAGCAGCTAAACATTTAAAAGATTTATATGAACGTTTTAATAATTGGTATTTAGCATTAGCTGCCTACAACGCTGGCATGTATACGGTATACAATGCTATAGATAAATACAACACTAAAGACTTTAGAAAACTCTCTAAATACAATTATTTTAAAAGAGAAACAAAAGACTACATACCAAAATTTATAGCCCAATTGTTGTTATATAAAAATGCTGTGGCTTATGGTTTTGACAATACTGATACAGATGGTTTCTTTTTTGAAACAATAAAGTTAACAAAACCTATCAATCTCTTTGTTGTAGCAGAGCTAATAAATAGGGAGTACCAGGAAATTAAAGAATTCAATCCAGAACTAAAAAGGCCCATTACACCCCCTAACACTGTTTATGAACTTAAAATCCCTTTTGGTACAAAAGAAATACTGCAAACAAAACTTAAAAAACTCACATATAGTGAAAAAATACAGGTTCACATTTATTACCCTAAAAAAAACGAAAAATTATCAGTTATAGCTAACAGGTTTGGCGTATCAACAAGTGAAATTTTGTCATTAAACGGCTATTACTATAACGACATATATAACAATCGACCGTTATTTATACCTATAAAAGGTGTTTTTAATAAAAGGATAGCACCGAAATTCGCAAAGGCAGTAACCTATGATTTGCCAAAGATATATACTGTGAAAAAAGGTGATACAATGTATGGCATCTCAAAAAGATTAGGTATACCACTCAAAAAATTAATCTCCTATAATAATGGAATCAACCCTTCCTTAATTAGACCAGGGGATAAAATTATACTTCCAAGCTATTTAGGCTATATAAAAACTTATACAGTTAAAAGTGGTGACTCACTATGGTCGATAGCCCAGAGATTTAATACCTCTGTTAAGGCTTTAAAGAAAAGAAACAACCTCTACTCTTCTAATATTAGAATTGGCACGAAATTAATTATACCTAACTAAATGCCATAAATTTCATTTCTTAACTTAATATAATCTCTTATACCCTTTTTGGATGTTTCATTAATATTATTAAACCTTTTTTGCGCCTTTAAATACTCATCAATCTCAATATTTTTAGGCTCAACTGTCCGACATAACCTATAATTCTCACCCATTTCAACCAAAGGGAAAAAATCGGTATCAACTGCTAGCCTACAAACTTTAACAGTGTCTTGAGAATCAATCTTCCACCCTGGTGGGCAAGCACATAGCAAGTGTATAAACCTAAAACCATTCTTGTCTAGTGCTTTTTTTATTTTCATATAGAAATCATCTGGATATGAAATTGTGGCAGTAGCAACATAAGCTGGTTTATGGGCTAAAATAATGGAAATTATATCTTTTTTTTCATCTTTAATATCTTTACCAGCAGGTGAAGTTGTAGTCCAAGCTCCAATTGGTGTAGCAGAGGATTGTTGAATACCTGTATTCATATAGGCTTCATTATCATAACAAATATACAGGATGTCCTCTTTTCTCTCAGCTGCTCCTGATAGAGCCTGCAAACCTATATCAAAGGTACCACCATCTCCAGCCCATGCTATAACATTTATGTCATCTTTGTTTTTTGCAATTAAGGCTCTCTTAATACCTGAGGCAACTGCCGCTGATGTAGCAAAAGGAACGTGAATTAGAGGAACTGAGAGGGCAGTTGTAGGGAAAGTACCACTAACTATAGACCAACAAGATGCAGGTATAACAACAATGGTTTTTTCACCACTAATTTTTAATAGATGTCTCATTGATAGGGCAGCCATACAACCAGGACAGGCCATATGCCCTCTGCTAACAAACTCATCTGAATTAGCATTTAGATTCTTACCATTAACTTCAATGTTTAAACTTTTAGCCAATTAGTCTCCTCCTCGGAGAGATCATGTAAATTTTTTATTA
Proteins encoded in this region:
- a CDS encoding diguanylate cyclase; this encodes MFEYSMYIKEHENKHRILEFNERQKVEFQFAYFSSFLREIKGDISYLKTSNSHFFSPISESPIIKQFLINGNLDFLANNKLYESLDIINLKGNILLQCKNGKYNPYITPQNKLNPTIAKHISNIEKLNKGEIYISPFELYMEYGGDFNLSNIILGTAIYDSLGNKKGYLLLKIDRKIFLAEYIKNFQKKTNNIYLISSFNIRKLSPKTNIDNITKHNGITTKYVLDKFPKLIPYLMSADQQTGQFYNIYGLFTYDKLYITNQREGYFWYIFSYVPQENIEKINYKNIAERFFSRQIFFIILIFFSSIVIAYLLLTRRTASENLRISEENLRMLIESLPTIIAFLSRGEKWYISNTLCLEIFGLKDVDFENKTTMELMEYVNIDKEAFRDFFDIKEAVEKKDIITKKISFTSKDKKVTYEVKKIPLIDKNHHIRAVIVAGWDVTELQLNASTDAMTGVLNRRTGIELLKKEIEIEKRRGEVLTVAFIDINDLKYVNDNFGHNEGDFMILKVVEILKNSLRASDTICRLGGDEFLIIFVDCTEKQAREIIDRIMKKLDDFNKKGNKPYKITIAKGFAECSPEEHIDADELIALADIEMYRDKQMYKNGKI
- a CDS encoding ubiquinone/menaquinone biosynthesis methyltransferase, which codes for MKNNIQKMFDSISPWYDFLNHLLSLNIDRYWRYKAINLLSIDKNCKRILDLAMGTGDVYRILEKKYGHSKIFGLDFSFNMLKRAKQKIEAKNIVLADIYARPFKDESFDRIITAFGFRNFPDKPTALKTINGLLKRNGIFCILELAPPDKNKLFRSLFNFYFKNILPFIGGIVSKNYGAYLYLPTSVYNFPKKEELKRMIYAANFKKVEYHSMTFGLCNAILCYK
- the nth gene encoding endonuclease III, which produces MEDKVSIANKLIDFLNSKFPNAKCSLNYNNPFQLLVATILSARCTDERVNKVTEKIFKKYNSPQAFANAPLSELSEDIKPTGFYKNKSKNIKELSSIIVKKFSGQVPSAMDELLTLPGVGRKTANVVLGNCFSKPALVVDTHVKRVVKRLGIVNSDDPDKIEKELMNILGEKTVWTKWSHQVIAFGREICKARKPLCHKCPLQDYCKYYKGSISS
- a CDS encoding homoserine O-acetyltransferase, producing the protein MKEKIEIVKPKHIYFKDEFYLESGRILTNLRVAYETYGSLNEKKDNAILICHALTGSAHAAFYNSKEDQKPGWWHGMIGPNKAFDTNKYYVICSNFLGSCFGTTGPASINPSTGKPYGITFPVITVNDMVKLQKKLIDYLGVEKLLTVTGGSLGGMQALSWAVNFPEKIKSIIPIATAGRISPMAIAFNSVGRFAIMNDPLWNNGDYYDSVPPKVGLAIARMVGHITYMSDQSFHKKFDRRYATYEGIYDFFGYFEVENYLRYNGYKFVNYFDANSYLYIIKAMDIFDLSYGYGSFEEAVKRITSKALFITFTSDFLFPTYQTAEIVDILKRYNTNVYWENIVSNYGHDAFLLEFDDQTNIIKKFLDNTQ
- a CDS encoding Lrp/AsnC family transcriptional regulator, with translation MSEKNEFYKLDNINRKIINILLKNARTPYSDIAKTVGLKSPSVIERIKHLEKEKIIKGYSIDIDYQRIGYDIIALIGLIINDSALEEAFKNKILDFDDDIVECYEVSGNFTLIIKVITKNTQTLSKLLSKLKKEPGFQETHTIIVFKVVCDKKHPV
- a CDS encoding glycosyltransferase yields the protein MFISVVIPVYNRIQPLIRAIESVLCQNYKHYEIIVVDDGSTVDIENSLEPYLHLENIKYIKLEINKGVSTARNKGIICSAGDYIALLDSDDLWLPFKLNYQVKRIINNKNINISYTNEFWYKIDKFINKPKDFKGLSGHIYPYILDKCRVSPSTLLVNKKVFDKVGYFNETLRVCEDYEFCLRASLFFEFDYIDVKSIVKISDTDMQLSKNIEYIEYVRLKILLNFFKKYSYLMDIKYQYSTIKEIDRKFNIVKKGISKKI
- a CDS encoding LysM peptidoglycan-binding domain-containing protein, with translation MKLTLLILIIIIINIVNCTGVKNLQNPPAVTNKKNTENTKKSKLDQLYLDKSTLSIANYLEFNQKLSFKNAKKYFCSEKEYNIPIYIDDRVNYYINLYSTRFASMFQKWIDRSNRYKDIIEEIFIREGLPSDLALLPFAESGFNPQAISHAKAVGMWQFIESTGKQYGLKNNFWLDERKDFIKSSKAAAKHLKDLYERFNNWYLALAAYNAGMYTVYNAIDKYNTKDFRKLSKYNYFKRETKDYIPKFIAQLLLYKNAVAYGFDNTDTDGFFFETIKLTKPINLFVVAELINREYQEIKEFNPELKRPITPPNTVYELKIPFGTKEILQTKLKKLTYSEKIQVHIYYPKKNEKLSVIANRFGVSTSEILSLNGYYYNDIYNNRPLFIPIKGVFNKRIAPKFAKAVTYDLPKIYTVKKGDTMYGISKRLGIPLKKLISYNNGINPSLIRPGDKIILPSYLGYIKTYTVKSGDSLWSIAQRFNTSVKALKKRNNLYSSNIRIGTKLIIPN
- a CDS encoding thiamine pyrophosphate-dependent enzyme, whose product is MAKSLNIEVNGKNLNANSDEFVSRGHMACPGCMAALSMRHLLKISGEKTIVVIPASCWSIVSGTFPTTALSVPLIHVPFATSAAVASGIKRALIAKNKDDINVIAWAGDGGTFDIGLQALSGAAERKEDILYICYDNEAYMNTGIQQSSATPIGAWTTTSPAGKDIKDEKKDIISIILAHKPAYVATATISYPDDFYMKIKKALDKNGFRFIHLLCACPPGWKIDSQDTVKVCRLAVDTDFFPLVEMGENYRLCRTVEPKNIEIDEYLKAQKRFNNINETSKKGIRDYIKLRNEIYGI